A DNA window from Pseudomonadota bacterium contains the following coding sequences:
- a CDS encoding ATP phosphoribosyltransferase regulatory subunit has product MNPSNVSERWMLPAGVEEILPPRARALDRLSGDLVDLYWSWGYDLVMPPLIEYLESLLTGTGRDLDLHTFKLTDQVNGRLMGVRADITPQVARIDAHVLGGEAARRLCYIGSVLHTLPGGFSGSRSPLQVGAELFGHSGIESDLEVLSLMLETLTHAAVEDIHIDIGHVGIYRGLVQRANLSNGDEAALFEIMQRKALPELERFLDDRALPEDLAAMLAILPELNGGVEVVGRARATLSQAGPEVLTALADIDRLVAAVTKKYPKLPVHVDLAELRGYGYHTGIVFAAFQPGRGQDVARGGRYDHIGEVFGRARPATGFSADLETLLLCGALPVDTTANGILVPALDDAELTAKVRNLRADGERVVQVLSVSDDPVSLGCDRQLVRKGDSWRVVPIGEVD; this is encoded by the coding sequence ATGAATCCGTCAAACGTCTCTGAACGGTGGATGTTGCCCGCCGGTGTCGAAGAAATTCTGCCGCCGCGGGCGCGGGCCTTGGATCGCCTGAGTGGTGACCTTGTGGATCTGTATTGGTCCTGGGGCTACGACCTTGTCATGCCCCCGTTGATCGAGTACCTCGAGTCTCTTCTAACCGGGACCGGACGCGATCTGGATCTACACACCTTTAAGCTCACCGATCAGGTTAACGGTCGTCTGATGGGGGTTCGTGCGGATATCACGCCGCAAGTGGCGCGAATCGACGCCCACGTTCTGGGAGGTGAGGCGGCCCGTCGTTTGTGCTACATCGGTTCGGTATTGCACACGCTGCCGGGAGGATTCAGCGGTAGCCGCAGCCCTCTCCAGGTCGGAGCCGAGTTATTTGGGCACAGCGGAATAGAAAGCGATCTTGAGGTGCTCAGTTTGATGCTTGAGACCCTCACTCACGCTGCCGTTGAGGATATTCATATCGATATTGGCCATGTGGGTATCTACCGGGGATTAGTGCAACGGGCCAACTTGAGTAACGGCGACGAAGCGGCGCTATTTGAAATCATGCAGCGCAAAGCGCTACCCGAGTTGGAGCGTTTTCTCGATGACCGCGCTTTGCCTGAGGACCTGGCGGCAATGCTTGCGATACTGCCGGAGCTCAATGGAGGCGTCGAAGTGGTTGGTCGAGCGCGTGCGACGTTGAGTCAAGCCGGTCCGGAGGTGTTGACCGCCCTGGCCGATATCGATCGATTGGTGGCCGCAGTTACGAAGAAGTACCCTAAATTGCCGGTACATGTGGATTTGGCCGAGTTGCGGGGCTACGGCTACCACACCGGCATCGTGTTTGCCGCATTTCAGCCTGGTCGAGGTCAGGACGTCGCGCGCGGCGGGCGTTACGATCACATCGGAGAAGTGTTCGGGCGCGCGCGGCCGGCGACAGGATTCAGTGCCGATCTCGAAACCCTGCTGTTATGTGGCGCCTTGCCTGTCGATACCACCGCCAACGGTATTTTGGTGCCGGCGTTGGATGATGCTGAGCTGACGGCGAAGGTTCGGAATCTGCGAGCGGATGGCGAGCGGGTTGTGCAGGTATTGTCCGTGTCTGATGATCCCGTCAGTTTGGGTTGCGATCGTCAGCTTGTTAGAAAAGGCGATTCATGGCGGGTCGTCCCGATAGGTGAAGTGGATTGA
- a CDS encoding adenylosuccinate synthase has product MGKNVIVVGAQWGDEGKGKIVDLLTPHCGAVVRFQGGHNAGHTLVISGQKTVLHLIPSGILHEGVQCLIGNGVVLSLDALLSEIESLEVQGVTPRERLRISPACPLLLPSHVALDKAREKARGQRAIGTTGRGIGPAYEDKVARRGLRVGDLFHRGRFAARLGELLDYHNFVLSHYFNAPTVDFQRVLDTSLEQAEAVKPMVTDVTSLLSTLNDQGENVLFEGAQGSLLDVDHGTYPFVTSSNTTAGAAATGTGLGPRSFAYVLGIVKAYTTRVGGGPFPTELHDAQGELLAQRGHEFGATTGRPRRCGWFDVVALRRAVLNNSISGLCVTKLDVLDELDSIRICVGYRMNGKDVSELPLGADAVEDCEAIYEELPGWRCSTLGLREFDQLPENARAYLTRIEQELGVPVDLISTGAERDHTIVRRLPWS; this is encoded by the coding sequence ATGGGAAAAAACGTCATTGTGGTGGGTGCCCAGTGGGGCGATGAGGGCAAAGGCAAGATCGTCGATTTGCTCACACCCCATTGTGGGGCGGTTGTGCGATTCCAAGGCGGTCACAACGCAGGCCACACTTTGGTGATCTCCGGCCAAAAAACGGTGCTTCACCTGATCCCTTCGGGCATCCTGCACGAGGGTGTACAATGCCTGATTGGTAACGGGGTCGTCCTGTCGCTCGATGCACTGCTATCGGAAATTGAGAGTCTCGAAGTCCAAGGGGTCACCCCACGCGAGCGATTGCGGATCAGCCCGGCTTGTCCGTTGCTGCTGCCATCCCACGTGGCCTTGGACAAAGCGCGAGAGAAAGCCCGGGGGCAACGAGCGATTGGCACCACGGGCCGAGGCATCGGGCCGGCGTATGAAGACAAGGTTGCCCGTCGCGGCCTCAGAGTCGGTGATTTGTTTCATCGCGGACGCTTCGCGGCACGGCTGGGTGAACTGCTTGACTACCACAACTTCGTCCTCAGCCACTATTTCAACGCCCCGACCGTGGATTTTCAGCGAGTCCTGGACACGAGCCTTGAGCAAGCAGAAGCCGTCAAACCCATGGTGACGGATGTGACATCCCTTTTGAGTACGTTGAACGATCAGGGTGAAAACGTCTTGTTCGAGGGTGCTCAGGGCTCTCTGTTGGATGTGGATCATGGGACCTATCCCTTTGTGACCTCATCCAATACCACCGCCGGTGCGGCTGCTACGGGGACGGGTTTGGGGCCACGTTCATTTGCTTATGTGCTGGGTATCGTCAAGGCGTATACCACCCGGGTTGGCGGCGGTCCTTTTCCAACGGAGCTGCACGACGCACAAGGCGAGTTGTTGGCACAGCGCGGCCACGAGTTTGGTGCAACCACCGGTCGCCCAAGACGCTGTGGCTGGTTCGATGTGGTGGCGCTGCGCCGAGCTGTTTTAAACAACAGCATTTCAGGTCTATGCGTCACCAAACTCGATGTCTTGGATGAGCTGGATAGCATCCGGATCTGCGTCGGCTATCGTATGAATGGGAAGGACGTCAGCGAACTCCCTCTGGGCGCGGATGCGGTCGAGGATTGTGAGGCGATCTATGAGGAACTGCCGGGCTGGCGCTGTTCAACATTGGGCTTGCGGGAATTCGATCAGTTACCGGAGAATGCGCGTGCGTACCTGACACGAATCGAGCAGGAACTCGGCGTTCCCGTGGATCTGATTTCTACGGGCGCGGAGCGAGATCACACGATCGTGAGGCGGTTGCCGTGGTCGTGA
- the rnr gene encoding ribonuclease R: MKSAKFDWRQHDPHYEREIEKYGTAAPSREYIRSMLTEIGAPIDQDGLIRRLGIRDEAEREGVERRLNAMLRDGELCLNRKGGFGLVDRMDLVRGRVVGHPDGFGFLIPDDGSSDVYLPPREMRALIHGDRALVRIRNVDRNGRREGAISDVLERHTTQIVGRFCCEGGVAFVLPDNKRIAQDVLIPSDQQADAADGQIVVVDLIEQPTRRSAPIGRIREVLGDHMAPGMEIDVAIRAHGLAQEWSDAAHAECEALGTRVPVTAKRGREDLRDLPLVTIDGADARDFDDAVYCEPNGRGWRLLVAIADVGHYVDIGSALDQEAKDRGTSVYFPERVIPMLPEALSNGLCSLNPRVDRLCMVCALDIGADGQVRRSNFFEAVMRSARRLTYDEFASAVIDGDSRTQRRLSKLMPHLENLHALYQSLRRARETRGALDFETEETQIVFGPDRKIERIVPRTRNDAHRMIEECMIAANVAAAKFLLRHKMPTLFRCHQVPAAERVEDLRTFLAEFGLKLPGGESPTSLDFAVLLEQVAKREDRHLIQTVLLRSLARAEYAPVNEGHFGLSLSSYVHFTSPIRRYPDLVVHRGIRHVLRGGTAEGFRYTPEELERLGAHCSQSERRADDATRDAIDWLKCEYMLGKVGEVFSGRVGSVTSFGLFVELDDIYVEGLVHVTSLDNDYYHFDPVGHRLKGERSGKVYRLGDPMRVRVAAVNLDERKVDFEPIDVDRRSTTRGRRGRRKTKQSKEKAT, from the coding sequence ATGAAATCGGCAAAGTTTGACTGGCGCCAGCATGATCCGCATTACGAGCGGGAAATCGAGAAGTACGGCACGGCTGCCCCCAGTCGTGAATACATTCGTTCGATGCTGACAGAGATCGGCGCACCCATCGACCAGGATGGTTTGATCCGGCGGCTCGGCATCCGTGATGAAGCGGAGCGGGAGGGCGTGGAGCGACGCCTGAACGCCATGCTGCGTGACGGCGAGCTATGCCTTAATCGAAAAGGTGGTTTCGGGCTGGTCGATCGGATGGACTTGGTTCGGGGTCGTGTGGTCGGGCATCCCGATGGATTCGGTTTTCTCATTCCCGATGACGGTAGCTCGGACGTTTACCTGCCGCCCCGCGAAATGCGTGCGTTGATCCACGGTGATCGCGCTTTGGTGCGGATTCGGAACGTGGACCGAAATGGCCGCCGCGAAGGGGCGATATCCGATGTTTTGGAACGGCATACTACACAGATCGTCGGAAGATTTTGTTGCGAAGGTGGCGTCGCTTTTGTTCTTCCGGATAACAAGCGCATTGCCCAAGATGTATTGATTCCTTCCGACCAGCAGGCAGACGCGGCCGACGGGCAGATCGTCGTCGTTGATTTGATTGAGCAGCCCACGCGGCGTTCTGCCCCGATCGGGCGGATCCGGGAGGTTCTCGGCGACCACATGGCGCCTGGAATGGAAATCGACGTCGCCATTCGGGCGCATGGCCTCGCGCAGGAATGGTCTGATGCCGCACATGCAGAGTGTGAAGCGCTGGGTACCCGGGTGCCGGTCACTGCGAAACGCGGTCGGGAAGATTTGCGCGATCTGCCACTGGTGACTATCGACGGGGCCGACGCCCGCGATTTTGACGACGCCGTCTACTGTGAACCAAACGGTCGGGGCTGGCGCTTACTGGTCGCTATCGCCGACGTGGGTCACTATGTGGATATCGGTAGCGCGTTGGATCAGGAAGCCAAGGATCGGGGGACATCGGTTTACTTTCCCGAGCGTGTCATCCCCATGCTACCGGAGGCTTTGTCCAACGGGCTGTGTTCGTTGAATCCGCGGGTTGACCGGTTATGCATGGTCTGTGCGCTGGATATCGGCGCGGATGGTCAGGTTCGTCGCTCCAACTTTTTTGAAGCGGTGATGCGATCGGCGCGCCGCTTGACCTATGACGAATTCGCCAGTGCCGTCATTGACGGTGATTCGCGCACGCAGCGACGTTTGTCCAAGCTCATGCCGCATCTGGAAAATCTCCATGCCCTTTATCAGTCATTGCGGAGGGCACGAGAAACACGTGGTGCGCTGGATTTCGAAACGGAAGAGACTCAGATCGTGTTCGGTCCGGATCGTAAGATCGAGCGTATCGTGCCGAGGACCCGGAACGATGCGCACCGCATGATCGAAGAGTGCATGATTGCAGCGAATGTGGCCGCCGCCAAATTCCTGCTCCGGCACAAAATGCCCACCTTGTTTCGCTGCCACCAAGTGCCTGCTGCCGAACGTGTCGAAGATTTGCGAACGTTTCTGGCTGAGTTCGGTTTGAAACTGCCGGGCGGCGAATCGCCCACATCCCTTGATTTTGCTGTTTTGCTCGAACAAGTTGCGAAGCGTGAAGATCGGCACCTGATTCAAACGGTGCTCCTCCGGTCTTTGGCCCGTGCCGAATACGCGCCCGTGAATGAGGGGCATTTCGGGCTGTCGTTATCTTCCTATGTGCATTTCACTTCGCCCATCCGCCGCTATCCGGATTTGGTTGTGCATCGGGGTATTCGCCATGTTCTCCGTGGCGGAACGGCAGAGGGCTTTCGCTACACACCGGAAGAACTGGAACGGTTGGGCGCCCACTGCTCGCAGAGCGAACGAAGGGCCGACGATGCCACCCGCGATGCCATCGATTGGTTGAAGTGTGAGTACATGTTAGGCAAAGTCGGCGAGGTGTTTAGCGGGCGTGTCGGGAGCGTGACCTCGTTTGGCCTGTTTGTCGAACTGGATGATATCTATGTCGAGGGCTTGGTACACGTGACCTCATTGGACAACGATTATTACCACTTCGATCCCGTGGGGCACCGCTTGAAAGGAGAGCGCTCAGGCAAAGTGTACCGCCTCGGCGATCCCATGCGTGTTCGCGTTGCGGCCGTCAATTTGGATGAACGCAAGGTCGATTTTGAGCCTATTGATGTCGATCGCCGTTCCACAACCCGGGGACGGCGTGGTCGGCGAAAAACGAAACAGTCTAAGGAAAAAGCAACATGA
- a CDS encoding OmpA family protein, whose amino-acid sequence MKLAGQLILPLALVLLTGCVGGWKSSGGDSELSAGEAVDHPLAEEGRHAAAVLGSLSEQEVAPYLSDLAAELNLALSETAKAGEGAAQTTSDNSLLLRIASESTFDVNSSTLRSSAERTYERLAQVLKAYPKTIVHVVGHTDNSGREEYNMALAQRRADGVAGFFVGQGLDGLRLRTEGRGPAEPIADNATARGRRENRRVDIVIRPIVEGREYEAIQPPPYLGK is encoded by the coding sequence ATGAAACTTGCAGGTCAATTGATTCTCCCTCTGGCGCTGGTTTTGTTGACCGGTTGCGTGGGTGGTTGGAAATCGTCGGGTGGTGATAGCGAGCTATCGGCCGGTGAGGCTGTTGATCACCCTTTGGCCGAAGAAGGCCGCCATGCAGCGGCGGTTTTGGGCTCGTTGTCCGAGCAAGAAGTGGCTCCCTACCTTTCCGATCTCGCGGCTGAATTGAATCTCGCTTTGTCGGAGACGGCAAAGGCCGGGGAAGGTGCGGCGCAGACGACTTCGGACAATAGCCTCCTGCTACGGATTGCCAGTGAATCGACCTTTGACGTGAATAGTTCCACCTTGCGGTCCAGCGCAGAGAGAACCTACGAGCGCTTAGCCCAAGTTCTGAAGGCGTACCCAAAGACCATCGTCCACGTTGTTGGGCATACCGACAATTCAGGGCGGGAAGAGTACAACATGGCTTTGGCGCAGCGTCGGGCTGACGGCGTAGCGGGCTTTTTCGTCGGCCAAGGCCTGGATGGGTTGCGCCTCAGGACCGAAGGCCGCGGTCCCGCGGAGCCCATTGCGGATAACGCCACGGCGCGTGGCCGTCGAGAAAATCGGCGAGTCGACATCGTCATACGACCCATCGTCGAAGGGCGTGAATACGAAGCCATTCAACCGCCGCCGTATCTCGGGAAGTAG
- the rlmB gene encoding 23S rRNA (guanosine(2251)-2'-O)-methyltransferase RlmB: MTDENRVFGIRPVAALLDESPESVRRLRVQRGRDERRISSILQQAFDHGIAVERVERDELERDFPGCRHQGIAADFAAAKTWSEHDLYQQFDALAEPPLLLILDGVQDPHNLGACFRIAAAVGVHAIVAPKDRAVGLTASVRQVAAGTAGRVPFITVVNLSRFLRDLAARGVWIVGTDGAAENTLYEADLAGPLALVMGGEGKGMRRLTRSHCDALIRIPMRPSVESLNVAVAAGVCLYEAYRQRDLAIA; this comes from the coding sequence ATGACGGACGAGAATCGCGTTTTTGGCATTCGCCCCGTCGCTGCATTGCTGGATGAGTCGCCGGAGTCTGTCAGGCGGTTGCGGGTGCAGCGTGGCCGGGACGAACGGCGTATCTCGTCCATCCTGCAACAGGCCTTCGATCATGGCATAGCCGTTGAGCGAGTCGAACGCGACGAGTTGGAACGTGATTTTCCCGGATGCCGTCACCAAGGCATCGCCGCCGACTTTGCGGCTGCCAAAACGTGGTCGGAGCACGATCTTTATCAACAGTTTGACGCATTGGCGGAGCCGCCATTATTGTTGATATTGGACGGTGTACAAGACCCCCACAATCTCGGGGCGTGCTTTCGCATCGCCGCGGCAGTGGGCGTTCATGCGATCGTGGCACCGAAAGACCGCGCCGTGGGGCTAACCGCTTCGGTGAGACAAGTCGCCGCCGGTACGGCGGGCCGTGTGCCCTTTATCACGGTGGTGAATCTATCTCGGTTCTTACGAGATCTGGCCGCCCGGGGGGTCTGGATAGTCGGGACCGATGGAGCCGCAGAGAACACATTGTATGAAGCAGATCTTGCCGGTCCCTTAGCCCTTGTTATGGGTGGTGAAGGGAAAGGCATGCGCAGACTGACCCGCTCCCATTGTGACGCGTTGATTCGCATTCCCATGCGTCCGTCGGTTGAAAGCCTCAATGTCGCCGTGGCCGCCGGCGTTTGTTTGTACGAAGCGTACAGACAGCGCGATCTGGCCATTGCATAG
- the rpsF gene encoding 30S ribosomal protein S6: MRHYEIVFLVHPDQSDQVPAMCERYRAVIDNDGGKVHRHEDWGRRQLAYPINKIHKAHYILMNVECSADAVDEIKNAFRFNDAVIRYMVLNRPDADVAPSPLAKSKEEERSAGDEGQSRRRSADAQRDSEDVTEDEIADEAADNEEVMDEAEDE; the protein is encoded by the coding sequence ATGCGACATTATGAAATCGTTTTTCTCGTACATCCTGACCAGAGCGATCAGGTGCCGGCGATGTGCGAGCGTTACCGAGCCGTGATCGACAATGACGGCGGCAAAGTGCACCGCCATGAAGACTGGGGCCGTCGTCAATTGGCTTACCCCATCAACAAAATCCACAAAGCACATTACATCCTGATGAATGTAGAGTGCTCCGCCGACGCCGTTGACGAAATCAAAAATGCCTTTCGTTTTAACGATGCCGTTATCCGCTATATGGTGTTGAACCGTCCGGATGCCGATGTTGCGCCGTCGCCGCTTGCCAAATCCAAGGAAGAAGAGCGCAGTGCAGGTGACGAGGGGCAGAGTAGACGCCGCTCAGCCGACGCTCAGCGCGATTCCGAGGACGTCACTGAAGACGAAATCGCGGATGAAGCAGCGGATAACGAGGAAGTTATGGACGAAGCCGAGGACGAATAA
- the rpsR gene encoding 30S ribosomal protein S18, whose amino-acid sequence MSRNFRRRKYCKFTAEGITEIDYKDLVTLKSYITETGKIVPSRITGTSAKYQRQLAAAVKRARYLALLPYTDGH is encoded by the coding sequence ATGTCGCGGAATTTTCGTCGTCGGAAGTATTGCAAGTTTACGGCTGAAGGGATCACCGAGATTGACTACAAAGACCTGGTGACCTTGAAGAGTTACATTACCGAAACAGGCAAGATCGTACCCAGCCGCATTACCGGCACGAGTGCCAAATATCAACGGCAATTGGCCGCGGCTGTCAAACGGGCGCGTTATTTGGCGTTGCTGCCTTACACAGACGGTCACTGA
- the rplI gene encoding 50S ribosomal protein L9, with product MEIILLQKVENLGGLGDKVKVSAGHARNLLIPKGMAVPATPERIKEFEAKRAELEKIAAQNLAEAQKRESELEGLEITITAKSAGAGKLYGSIGTVDVAEAIAQSGRTIERREVRLPEGPIREAGEYDVILHLHTDVDVPIKVIVVAEE from the coding sequence ATGGAAATTATTCTGCTGCAGAAAGTTGAGAATCTTGGCGGGCTGGGTGACAAAGTGAAGGTGAGCGCTGGTCATGCACGGAATTTGCTGATTCCCAAGGGGATGGCGGTTCCCGCTACACCCGAGCGTATCAAAGAGTTTGAAGCAAAGCGTGCCGAGTTGGAGAAAATCGCAGCTCAGAATTTGGCGGAAGCGCAGAAGCGCGAGAGTGAACTGGAAGGCCTGGAAATTACTATCACGGCCAAGTCGGCCGGCGCCGGGAAGCTATACGGATCGATCGGTACCGTTGACGTTGCTGAAGCGATTGCCCAAAGCGGCCGTACAATAGAGCGACGGGAAGTTCGCCTTCCAGAAGGGCCTATCCGCGAAGCGGGAGAGTATGACGTGATCCTTCATCTGCACACGGATGTCGATGTGCCCATCAAAGTGATCGTAGTTGCGGAAGAATAG
- the dnaB gene encoding replicative DNA helicase, producing MSIPSDEFAAARIPPHSREAEQAVLGGLLIDSARWDEVGDILGEGDFYFNEHGLIFRALAELAAKHEPIDVITVSDHLKATNQLESVGGLAYLGMLAKDTPSAANIKAYGQIVRTRSVLRMMIRVGTDICESAYDSKGRDIVQLVDEAERWVFGIAETGMRSHQGFVSVNALLGKAIDRIEELFQSDSPITGLASGLHEFDEMTAGLQPGDLVIVAGRPSMGKTSFAMNIAEHAAIRDKVPTAIFSMEMPGEQLAMRMISSLGRIDQSKLRTGRLSDSDWPRITSATALMADAPLFIDDSPALSPAEVRARARRLKREHGLGLIVIDYLQLMQIGSASENRATEIAEISRNLKALAKELHVPVIALSQLNRNLEQRPNKRPVMSDLRESGGIEQDADVITFIYRDEVYNPDSPDKGTAEIIIAKQRNGPTGTARLTFLGQYTRFENFLPESSNEAFA from the coding sequence ATGAGCATACCGTCTGACGAGTTCGCTGCCGCGCGTATTCCGCCTCACTCTCGCGAGGCGGAGCAGGCAGTCTTGGGCGGACTGCTGATCGACAGTGCCCGCTGGGACGAAGTGGGCGACATACTCGGCGAAGGCGACTTTTATTTTAACGAGCATGGCCTGATCTTCCGTGCGTTGGCGGAACTGGCGGCGAAGCACGAGCCGATCGACGTTATCACGGTATCGGATCACCTGAAGGCGACCAACCAGCTTGAAAGTGTTGGCGGGTTGGCCTACTTGGGGATGCTCGCGAAAGATACGCCCAGTGCCGCGAATATCAAGGCCTATGGCCAGATCGTCCGAACCCGGTCCGTTCTTCGCATGATGATTCGCGTTGGCACGGATATCTGCGAAAGCGCTTACGACTCCAAAGGACGGGATATCGTTCAGCTGGTGGACGAGGCCGAGCGATGGGTGTTTGGTATCGCCGAAACGGGTATGCGGAGTCATCAAGGCTTCGTGTCCGTCAATGCACTTTTGGGTAAGGCCATCGACCGGATTGAGGAGCTCTTTCAATCCGATAGCCCGATCACGGGTCTAGCCTCCGGTCTGCATGAATTTGATGAAATGACCGCCGGTTTACAGCCCGGTGATCTCGTTATCGTCGCTGGACGCCCGTCGATGGGAAAGACCAGTTTTGCGATGAATATCGCTGAACATGCGGCGATTCGCGACAAAGTTCCCACCGCCATCTTCAGTATGGAAATGCCGGGCGAGCAACTGGCCATGCGTATGATCTCCTCCTTGGGCCGGATCGATCAGAGCAAACTCCGGACCGGTCGATTGAGTGACAGTGATTGGCCCAGAATCACCTCGGCTACGGCTTTGATGGCTGACGCGCCATTGTTTATTGATGATTCGCCAGCGTTGTCTCCCGCGGAAGTTCGCGCCCGGGCGCGGCGGCTTAAACGTGAGCATGGTCTGGGATTGATCGTTATCGATTATCTGCAGTTGATGCAAATTGGCAGCGCGTCGGAGAACCGTGCCACAGAGATCGCGGAAATATCACGGAACTTGAAGGCCTTGGCCAAAGAGCTTCACGTACCGGTCATCGCGCTATCACAGCTGAACCGCAACCTAGAGCAACGCCCCAACAAACGACCCGTCATGTCGGATCTCCGGGAGTCGGGAGGTATCGAACAGGATGCGGACGTGATTACCTTCATCTATCGCGACGAGGTCTATAACCCCGATAGCCCTGACAAAGGCACCGCGGAGATAATTATCGCCAAGCAGCGAAATGGCCCTACAGGCACGGCCCGGTTAACCTTCCTGGGCCAATACACGCGTTTCGAGAACTTCTTGCCCGAATCTTCCAATGAGGCCTTTGCGTGA
- the alr gene encoding alanine racemase produces the protein MIGAPWATIDLAALRNNVAVVRRHAPDAHIMAVVKANAYGHGVSDVVAALTDVDALAVARIDEALALRQRGAEQPIVILEGVFTTDDVALAHKNQLDLVIHGREQLALLADAHPTVPPRLWIKVDTGMHRLGFNAGEVCEAVRRVRQISGTGTVVGLMSHLADAEAPDSADTIRQISDFRELTRSHDGPASLANSAGVLCWPDARFDWVRPGIMLYGASPRGPDHADKLGLQPVMRFQTTLVATREISRGEGVGYGFSWRAYRRTRIGVAAAGYADGYPRHVPSGTPVLVGDRHVPIVGRVSMDLMTVDLGPDGPEKLGDVVTLWGDEALRVETIADHAGTISYELLSRVTQRVKLIPVGGD, from the coding sequence GTGATCGGAGCCCCTTGGGCGACGATCGATTTGGCCGCCCTCCGCAACAACGTGGCGGTGGTTCGTCGTCACGCACCTGACGCCCACATCATGGCCGTGGTTAAAGCGAATGCCTACGGCCATGGGGTTTCTGATGTCGTGGCCGCACTCACCGATGTCGATGCGCTGGCTGTCGCCCGTATCGACGAGGCCTTGGCGCTGCGCCAGCGTGGCGCAGAACAACCGATCGTCATACTGGAGGGGGTTTTTACCACCGATGACGTGGCATTGGCCCACAAGAATCAACTGGATCTGGTGATTCACGGCCGTGAGCAACTAGCGCTTCTGGCAGACGCGCATCCAACCGTACCGCCACGTCTGTGGATCAAAGTCGATACCGGCATGCACCGCTTGGGTTTCAATGCGGGAGAGGTTTGCGAGGCGGTACGCCGGGTACGGCAAATTTCAGGTACGGGCACCGTCGTGGGTTTGATGTCCCACTTGGCGGATGCCGAAGCGCCCGATTCTGCTGACACGATTCGTCAGATTTCTGATTTTCGCGAGCTGACTCGCAGCCACGACGGTCCGGCAAGTCTCGCAAATTCGGCCGGTGTGTTGTGTTGGCCGGACGCTCGTTTCGATTGGGTTCGCCCCGGCATCATGTTATACGGCGCGTCTCCCCGTGGTCCCGACCATGCGGACAAGTTGGGTTTGCAACCGGTGATGCGGTTCCAGACCACCTTGGTTGCAACCCGGGAAATATCTCGTGGAGAAGGCGTTGGATATGGTTTCTCCTGGCGAGCGTATCGCCGCACCCGAATTGGTGTGGCAGCCGCCGGCTACGCAGATGGTTATCCGCGCCACGTTCCTTCGGGCACCCCGGTTTTGGTTGGTGACCGTCACGTTCCGATCGTTGGGCGAGTATCGATGGATTTAATGACCGTGGATCTCGGACCTGATGGTCCCGAAAAACTCGGAGATGTGGTCACGCTGTGGGGCGATGAAGCACTTCGGGTTGAGACCATAGCTGACCATGCCGGGACCATCAGCTACGAACTATTGTCTCGTGTGACCCAACGGGTGAAGTTGATTCCCGTTGGTGGGGACTGA